The nucleotide sequence CGAGTCCAGCATCACCTGCTGGTTGGGATAGCCGGCGGTGCCGAGGAAGAGGCGCGAGCCGAAGCGGCGGCCCGCGATGGTCAGGACGTCGTCCTGCGCGTCGATGGTCATGGGAGGAATCCTTCAGCCGCCCTGCAGGGGGCGGACGATCTCGATGCGGTCGCCGGGGGCGAGCGGGGTTTCGGCCCAGCGGCGGGCGGGGACGACGGCGCCGTTCAGGGCGACCGCGACCCCGCGCGTCCCGGCGGCGATGCCGCGGGCGGCCAGCAGGGCGGCGACGGTGGGGGTGTCGGGCGGCAGGGCCTCGTCCCGGCCGTTGATGTGCAGCGTGGCGGTCATGCCGGCAGCTCCGTTCCCTGGGCGTGCTCCCCGGTGGAACGCTCCGCCGTGAAGCGGTCGATGGCGAAGGGGCGGATCAGCGGGTCGGTCTCGCCGGTCAGCACCAGCCGGGCGACGGCGTCGGCGGTCACCGGGGTCAGCAGGATGCCGTTGCGGTGGTGGCCGGTCGCCAGCACGAGCCCGTCCACCGCGCAGGCGCCGAGGATCGGCGCGTCGTCCCGGCTGCCGGGGCGGAAACCGGCCCAGCTCTCCTCGATCGGCAGTTCGGCGATGCCGGGCAGGGCGCGGTAGGCGCCTTCCAGCAGCGCATATTGGCCGCCGGCCGTCAGCCGGTCGTCGAAGCCGCGCTCCTCCGTCGTGGCGCCGATCAGCAGCCGGCCGTCCAGCCGCGGGATCAGGTAGGTGCCGGGCGTCCAGACGACATGGCTCAGCAGCGCAAAGCGCGGGTCCATCCGCAGGCAGAGCATCTGCCCCTTCACCGGCCGCACCGGCGGGCGGGCGGCGGGGGGCAGCCCCTCGATGCGGCCGGACCAGGCGCCGGCCGCCAGCACCACCCGGTCGGCCGCGACCAGCCGGTCGCCGATCCGCAGGCCCACCGCGCGCCCCTTCTCCACGG is from Azospirillum thermophilum and encodes:
- the thiS gene encoding sulfur carrier protein ThiS → MTATLHINGRDEALPPDTPTVAALLAARGIAAGTRGVAVALNGAVVPARRWAETPLAPGDRIEIVRPLQGG
- the thiO gene encoding glycine oxidase ThiO; translation: MIDAPSLRPQSVSRPSVAVIGAGTIGLSIAWRLAAAGCRVEVFDRGPAGRGATHAAGGMLAACVETEPGEQPLLPLTRASQALWPSFAAELEEASGLSVDLRGEGTMVIATTIDDLAKLRVLHRFQSGLGLPVEWLEGAEVRRREPYLQPGVSGALYCREDHQVDNRKLAAALQRAVLAAGAIVHESVEVSAVAVEKGRAVGLRIGDRLVAADRVVLAAGAWSGRIEGLPPAARPPVRPVKGQMLCLRMDPRFALLSHVVWTPGTYLIPRLDGRLLIGATTEERGFDDRLTAGGQYALLEGAYRALPGIAELPIEESWAGFRPGSRDDAPILGACAVDGLVLATGHHRNGILLTPVTADAVARLVLTGETDPLIRPFAIDRFTAERSTGEHAQGTELPA